The following proteins come from a genomic window of Achromobacter deleyi:
- a CDS encoding FadR/GntR family transcriptional regulator — translation MNAPVDTPVLPQRRPRNLAQGLVESISERIRGGEIRPGDKLPTESEIMRQFGVSRTVVREALSRLQASGLVETHHGVGTYALEPSGSGDFRVDPADIATVRDVLVLLELRICLESEAAGLAAMRRSEAQLAEMRRALDAFKGALDSGGDTITPDFQFHLLVSQSTDNRYFADLMSHLGSAIIPRTRINSAKFAHEDRAAYLARVNLEHEDIYSAIMRQDAEGARAAMRTHLSNSRERLRRAQ, via the coding sequence ATGAACGCTCCTGTCGATACCCCCGTCTTGCCGCAGCGTCGTCCTCGGAACCTGGCCCAGGGCCTGGTCGAGAGCATCTCCGAACGCATCCGCGGCGGTGAGATCCGCCCCGGCGACAAGCTGCCCACTGAATCCGAGATCATGCGGCAGTTCGGCGTCAGCCGCACCGTGGTGCGCGAAGCCTTGTCGCGGCTGCAGGCCTCGGGCCTGGTCGAAACGCACCACGGCGTCGGCACTTACGCGCTCGAGCCCAGCGGCAGCGGCGATTTTCGCGTCGACCCGGCCGATATCGCCACGGTGCGCGATGTGCTGGTGCTGCTGGAACTGCGCATCTGCCTGGAAAGCGAGGCCGCCGGCCTGGCCGCGATGCGCCGCAGCGAGGCCCAGCTGGCCGAGATGCGGCGGGCGCTGGACGCCTTCAAGGGCGCGCTGGACAGCGGCGGCGACACCATCACGCCCGACTTCCAGTTCCACCTGTTGGTGTCGCAGTCCACCGACAACCGTTATTTCGCCGACCTGATGTCGCACCTGGGCTCGGCCATCATTCCCCGCACCCGCATCAATTCCGCCAAGTTCGCCCACGAAGACCGCGCCGCCTACCTGGCCCGCGTCAACCTGGAGCACGAGGACATCTACAGCGCCATCATGCGCCAGGATGCCGAGGGCGCGCGCGCCGCGATGCGCACCCACCTGAGCAACAGCCGCGAACGCCTGCGCCGCGCGCAATGA
- a CDS encoding LTA synthase family protein produces the protein MRRLTLRFIVSVLVLLTLSRLGLSLWMWDRVEAAGGLWPVLFGGLRIDVCLLSMVIALPAVFSPWLGHRPWAARVTAWWFRVWWMLYVLLEVSTPQFIAEYDTRPNRLYFIYLLNPKEVGSMLWQGYKGVLLAALVALLVAAWLAVKLFPARVRDPFLAWWKRPLASLAILALVVLGARGTLEHRPINPAKVAFSSDAMVNSLALNSLYSVFDAAYRMRDERSSAAMYPKMPVDEMNAIVRDKAGLTGAPLDARYPSLHEQKATVRRDKPLNLVIILQESLGAQYVGSLGGKDLTPNIDRLGKEGWMFHRAYATGTRSVRGIEAVTAGFLPSVADAVVKLPRSQTGFFTLAQALGKHGYHSRFVYGGESHFDNMRAFFLGNGFNEVVDRPKFENPVFEGSWGASDEDMFTQVDRLLRADGDKPVFTLAFSVSNHSPWEYPAGRIQPVGDPASVDNTVRYADWALGQFFDKARKAPYWDNTVFLVIADHDSRVYGSIPVPVRHFQIPALILGAGIAPRQDERIVSQIDMAPTLLSLIGLDNVNPMLGADLTQRDPNRALMQYADNFGYLQGDKLLVLEPSKAPREFRYRAAPVGQDETYEPVEPADEALTKEALAHALWASWVYREEKYRLP, from the coding sequence ATGCGCCGCCTGACGCTCCGTTTCATCGTGTCCGTGCTGGTTCTGCTGACGCTGAGCCGGCTGGGCCTGTCGCTGTGGATGTGGGACCGGGTCGAGGCGGCCGGCGGCCTGTGGCCGGTGCTGTTCGGCGGCCTGCGCATCGACGTCTGCCTGCTGTCCATGGTGATCGCGCTGCCGGCGGTGTTCTCGCCGTGGCTGGGGCACCGGCCATGGGCCGCGCGCGTCACCGCCTGGTGGTTCCGCGTCTGGTGGATGCTGTACGTGCTGCTGGAAGTCTCCACGCCGCAGTTCATCGCCGAATACGACACGCGCCCGAACCGCCTGTATTTCATCTACCTGCTCAACCCGAAGGAAGTCGGCTCGATGCTGTGGCAGGGCTACAAGGGCGTGTTGCTGGCCGCCCTGGTGGCGCTGCTGGTGGCCGCTTGGCTGGCGGTCAAGCTGTTCCCGGCGCGGGTGCGCGATCCGTTCCTGGCGTGGTGGAAGCGGCCGCTGGCGTCGCTGGCGATCCTGGCGCTGGTGGTGCTGGGCGCGCGCGGCACGCTGGAGCATCGCCCGATCAACCCGGCCAAGGTCGCGTTCAGTTCGGACGCCATGGTCAATTCGCTGGCGCTCAATTCGCTCTACAGTGTGTTCGATGCCGCCTACCGCATGCGCGACGAACGCTCGTCGGCGGCGATGTATCCGAAGATGCCGGTGGACGAGATGAACGCCATCGTGCGCGACAAGGCGGGCCTGACGGGCGCGCCGCTGGATGCGCGCTACCCCAGCCTGCACGAGCAGAAGGCCACGGTGCGGCGCGACAAGCCGCTCAACCTGGTGATCATCCTGCAGGAAAGCCTGGGCGCGCAGTATGTCGGCAGCCTGGGCGGCAAGGACCTCACGCCCAACATCGACCGCCTCGGCAAGGAGGGCTGGATGTTCCACCGCGCCTACGCCACCGGCACGCGCTCGGTGCGCGGCATCGAGGCGGTCACGGCGGGCTTCCTGCCCAGCGTGGCCGACGCGGTGGTGAAGCTGCCGCGCTCGCAGACCGGTTTCTTCACGCTGGCGCAGGCGCTGGGCAAGCATGGCTACCACTCGCGCTTCGTGTACGGCGGCGAATCGCACTTCGACAACATGCGCGCCTTCTTCCTGGGCAACGGCTTCAACGAGGTGGTCGATCGTCCGAAGTTCGAGAACCCGGTGTTCGAAGGCTCGTGGGGCGCGTCCGACGAAGACATGTTCACCCAGGTCGACCGCCTGCTGCGCGCCGACGGCGACAAGCCGGTGTTCACGCTGGCGTTCTCGGTCAGCAACCATTCGCCGTGGGAATATCCGGCGGGCCGCATCCAGCCGGTGGGCGATCCCGCCAGCGTCGACAACACCGTGCGCTACGCCGACTGGGCGCTGGGCCAGTTCTTCGACAAGGCGCGCAAGGCGCCGTACTGGGACAACACCGTGTTCCTGGTGATCGCCGACCACGATTCCCGTGTGTACGGCTCGATCCCGGTGCCGGTGCGGCACTTCCAGATCCCGGCCCTGATCCTGGGCGCCGGCATCGCGCCGCGCCAGGATGAACGCATCGTGAGCCAGATCGACATGGCGCCCACGCTGCTGTCGCTGATCGGGCTCGACAACGTCAACCCGATGCTGGGCGCGGACCTGACGCAACGCGATCCCAACCGCGCGCTGATGCAGTACGCCGACAATTTCGGCTACCTGCAAGGCGACAAGCTGCTGGTGCTGGAACCGTCCAAGGCGCCGCGCGAATTCCGCTACCGCGCCGCGCCGGTCGGGCAGGACGAGACCTACGAGCCGGTCGAGCCGGCGGATGAAGCCCTGACCAAGGAGGCGCTGGCGCACGCGCTATGGGCCAGCTGGGTCTACCGCGAAGAAAAATACCGCCTGCCTTGA
- a CDS encoding acyltransferase → MPRGRLAWLTGVFSTLMIGVSTLFWCLLLFPMALLKLALPFAAARRRIDPILNGIATAWISVNTAWFTRIQRAPWDVRGNTGLRYADWYLVNCNHQSWVDIFVLQGSLNRRIPLLKFFLKQQLIYVPVIGLAWWALDFPFMKRHGKAALRRNPALGRQDQETARRACQKFSLVPTSVMVFAEGTRFTPAKRDAQGSPYRHLLKPKAGGLAVSLNAMGTRFRSMIDVTIAYPAGVPSFWDMACGRMGEVRVRMHHVPVPPAFCEGDYSRDKAFRTEFHHWLGQQWQAKDDEIEALTADAAATPRS, encoded by the coding sequence GTGCCGCGTGGCCGCCTGGCCTGGCTGACCGGCGTGTTCAGCACGCTCATGATCGGCGTCAGCACGCTGTTCTGGTGCCTGCTGCTGTTTCCCATGGCGCTCTTGAAACTGGCGCTGCCGTTCGCCGCGGCCAGGCGCCGCATCGATCCGATCCTGAACGGCATCGCCACGGCCTGGATCAGCGTCAATACCGCCTGGTTCACGCGCATCCAGCGCGCGCCCTGGGACGTGCGCGGCAACACCGGCCTGCGCTACGCCGACTGGTACCTGGTCAACTGCAACCACCAGTCCTGGGTCGATATCTTCGTGCTGCAAGGCTCGCTGAACCGCCGCATCCCGCTGCTGAAGTTCTTCCTCAAGCAACAGCTGATCTACGTGCCGGTGATCGGGCTGGCGTGGTGGGCGCTGGACTTCCCGTTCATGAAGCGCCATGGCAAGGCGGCCTTGCGCCGCAATCCGGCCCTGGGACGCCAGGACCAGGAAACCGCGCGCCGCGCCTGCCAGAAGTTCTCGCTGGTGCCGACCAGCGTGATGGTGTTCGCCGAAGGCACGCGCTTCACGCCGGCCAAGCGCGATGCGCAGGGCTCGCCGTACCGCCACCTGCTCAAGCCCAAGGCGGGCGGGCTGGCGGTGTCGCTGAACGCGATGGGCACGCGCTTTCGTTCGATGATCGATGTCACCATCGCCTATCCGGCGGGCGTGCCCAGCTTCTGGGATATGGCCTGCGGCCGCATGGGCGAGGTGCGGGTGCGCATGCATCACGTGCCGGTGCCGCCGGCCTTCTGCGAAGGCGACTACAGCCGCGACAAGGCTTTCCGCACCGAATTCCACCACTGGCTGGGCCAGCAATGGCAGGCCAAGGATGACGAGATCGAGGCGTTGACGGCCGATGCGGCCGCCACGCCCCGATCCTGA
- the fahA gene encoding fumarylacetoacetase, whose product MTSPINETHDPSLKSWIASANTGTSDFPVQNLPYAAFRRKGSQESFRPGVAIGDQIADLAALAAAKPFEGAAAEALAACQGDSLNALMALGQAHWSALRLALSRALREGAALRATVEPLLVAQADAEYTTPARIGDYTDFYISVHHATAVGKQFRPDNPLLPNYKWVPIGYHGRASSIGVDQKFARPVGQTRPANEGEAPQFGPCARLDYELELGIFVGTGNTQGDRIALADADAHVFGLCILNDWSARDIQAWEYQPLGPFLAKNFASTISPWIVTLEALEPFRTQWNRGPSEPQPLPYLASDANRAKGAYDVRMEVLLTTEQSRAGKQAPARLSGSNFRDAYWNVAQLITHHTVNGCNLQPGDMLGTGTLSGPQPSEAGSLLELNHGGKNPIELPWGEKRTFLQDGDQVIMRAECVKAGYPRIGFGECSGTVLPARV is encoded by the coding sequence ATGACCTCTCCCATCAACGAAACCCACGACCCGTCCCTGAAGAGCTGGATCGCCAGCGCCAACACGGGGACGTCGGACTTCCCGGTGCAGAACCTGCCCTACGCCGCGTTCCGCCGCAAGGGCTCGCAGGAATCCTTCCGCCCCGGCGTGGCCATCGGCGACCAGATCGCCGACCTGGCCGCGCTGGCCGCCGCCAAGCCGTTCGAGGGCGCCGCCGCCGAGGCGCTGGCCGCCTGCCAGGGCGACAGCCTGAATGCGCTGATGGCCCTGGGCCAGGCCCACTGGAGCGCGCTGCGCCTGGCGCTGTCGCGCGCCCTGCGCGAAGGCGCCGCGCTGCGCGCCACGGTCGAGCCGCTGCTGGTGGCCCAGGCCGACGCCGAATACACCACGCCCGCCCGCATCGGCGACTACACCGACTTCTACATCTCGGTGCACCACGCCACCGCCGTGGGCAAGCAGTTCCGCCCCGACAATCCCCTGCTGCCGAACTACAAGTGGGTGCCGATCGGCTACCACGGCCGCGCCTCCAGCATCGGCGTGGACCAGAAGTTCGCCCGCCCCGTCGGCCAGACGCGTCCCGCCAACGAGGGCGAGGCGCCGCAGTTCGGCCCCTGCGCACGGCTGGACTATGAACTGGAACTGGGCATCTTCGTCGGCACCGGCAACACGCAGGGCGACCGCATCGCGCTGGCGGACGCCGACGCCCACGTGTTCGGCCTGTGCATCCTGAACGACTGGTCGGCGCGCGACATCCAGGCCTGGGAATACCAGCCGCTGGGCCCGTTCCTGGCGAAGAACTTCGCCTCGACCATTTCGCCGTGGATCGTCACGCTGGAAGCGCTGGAGCCGTTCCGCACGCAATGGAACCGCGGCCCGTCCGAGCCGCAGCCGCTGCCGTACCTGGCCTCCGACGCCAACCGCGCCAAGGGCGCCTACGACGTGCGGATGGAAGTGCTTCTGACGACCGAACAGTCGCGCGCCGGCAAGCAGGCGCCGGCCCGGCTGTCGGGCAGCAACTTCCGCGATGCGTACTGGAACGTGGCGCAACTGATCACGCACCACACGGTCAACGGCTGCAACCTGCAGCCGGGCGACATGCTCGGCACCGGCACGCTGTCGGGCCCGCAGCCGTCGGAAGCCGGTTCGCTGCTGGAACTGAACCACGGCGGCAAGAACCCGATCGAGCTGCCCTGGGGCGAGAAGCGCACCTTCCTGCAGGATGGCGACCAGGTCATCATGCGCGCCGAGTGCGTCAAGGCCGGCTACCCGCGCATCGGCTTCGGCGAATGCTCGGGCACGGTGCTGCCGGCGCGGGTCTGA
- the hmgA gene encoding homogentisate 1,2-dioxygenase: MELQYQTGFGNDCATEALPGALPLGRNSPQQCPYGLYAEQLSGTAFTAPRSENRRSWLYRIRPGAQHLPFEPFGGAAGWESAFGHGPVTPNQLRWSPLPIPTAPTDFVEGVKTWGGNGGPDEQSGVGIHLYAANRSMQGRYFYNADGELLLVPQQGRLRLATELGLIDLEPLEIAVIPRGVRFSVQLLDDTARGYMLENFGAALRLPELGPIGSNCLANARDFKTPVAWYEDLEGDFELIAKFTGGFWRASIGHSPLDVVAWHGTHAPYKYDLRHFNTIGSISYDHPDPSIFTVLTAPSDTPGTANMDFAIFPPRILAMENTFRPPWFHRNVASEFMGLIQGVYDAKSDGFAPGGASLHNCMSGHGPDAGTFEKASHADTSQAHYIRDTMAFMFETRRVIRPTAQAMASVELQGDYYRCWQGLKKHFDPRKA; the protein is encoded by the coding sequence ATGGAACTGCAATACCAGACCGGCTTCGGCAACGACTGTGCCACTGAAGCCCTGCCCGGCGCGCTGCCGCTGGGCCGCAATTCGCCGCAGCAATGCCCCTACGGCCTGTACGCCGAACAGCTGTCCGGCACCGCCTTCACCGCGCCGCGCAGCGAGAACCGCCGTTCGTGGCTGTATCGGATCCGCCCGGGCGCCCAGCACCTGCCGTTCGAGCCGTTCGGCGGCGCCGCGGGCTGGGAAAGCGCGTTCGGCCATGGCCCGGTCACGCCCAACCAGCTGCGCTGGAGCCCCCTGCCCATCCCCACCGCGCCCACCGACTTCGTCGAGGGCGTGAAGACCTGGGGCGGCAACGGCGGCCCCGACGAGCAAAGCGGCGTCGGCATCCACCTGTATGCGGCCAACCGCTCGATGCAGGGCCGTTATTTCTACAACGCCGACGGCGAGTTGCTGCTGGTGCCGCAACAGGGCCGCCTGCGCCTGGCCACCGAGCTCGGCCTGATCGACCTGGAGCCGCTGGAGATCGCCGTGATCCCGCGTGGCGTGCGCTTCAGCGTGCAGTTGCTGGACGACACCGCGCGCGGCTACATGCTGGAGAACTTCGGCGCCGCGCTGCGCCTGCCCGAACTGGGTCCGATCGGTTCGAACTGCCTGGCCAACGCCCGCGACTTCAAGACGCCGGTGGCCTGGTACGAAGACCTGGAAGGCGACTTCGAGCTGATCGCCAAGTTCACCGGCGGCTTCTGGCGCGCCTCGATCGGCCATTCGCCGCTGGACGTGGTGGCCTGGCACGGCACGCATGCGCCGTACAAGTACGACCTGCGCCACTTCAACACCATCGGCTCGATCAGCTACGACCATCCGGACCCGTCGATCTTCACGGTGCTGACCGCGCCGTCCGACACCCCGGGCACGGCCAACATGGATTTCGCCATCTTCCCGCCGCGCATCCTGGCGATGGAAAACACCTTCCGTCCGCCCTGGTTCCACCGCAACGTCGCCAGCGAATTCATGGGCCTGATCCAGGGCGTGTACGACGCCAAGTCGGACGGCTTCGCCCCCGGCGGCGCCAGCCTGCACAACTGCATGAGCGGCCACGGCCCGGATGCCGGCACGTTCGAGAAAGCCTCGCACGCCGATACCAGCCAGGCCCATTACATCCGCGACACCATGGCCTTCATGTTCGAGACGCGGCGCGTGATCCGACCGACGGCCCAGGCCATGGCCTCGGTAGAATTGCAGGGCGACTATTACCGGTGCTGGCAGGGCCTGAAGAAGCACTTCGATCCCCGCAAGGCGTGA
- a CDS encoding LysR family transcriptional regulator has product MADLRDVDLNLLILFQHLLEDRNLSAVARRLDLSQPAVSNALRRLRLAFGDELFVRTAQGMLPTPRAQRLAGPVSEALAMLSQALQDQDAFDATASTRRFRVAMTDVGEIHFMPRLMEVCVQVAPQVRIDSVRVQGPDLPREMEAGRVDLAIGAFDEMGAGTLQRMLFRQGYATLFRQAHPTAHAGMGLKAFRAERHLIVSRAAPYGQVVQSMERAGVMLAEHFSVPHFSAVPYIVSATNLLATVPEKLAASAAPPFGLRYMTPPVKVPALQTNMYWQRRYDRDGGNQWLRALIVNAFAVGSSPA; this is encoded by the coding sequence ATGGCGGACTTGCGCGACGTCGACCTGAACCTGCTGATCCTGTTCCAGCACCTGCTGGAGGACCGCAATCTGTCCGCCGTGGCGCGGCGGCTGGACCTGTCGCAACCGGCGGTCAGCAACGCCCTGCGCCGGCTGCGGCTGGCCTTCGGCGACGAGCTGTTCGTGCGCACCGCGCAGGGCATGTTGCCGACGCCGCGCGCGCAGCGCCTGGCCGGCCCGGTGAGCGAGGCGCTGGCGATGCTGTCGCAGGCCTTGCAGGACCAGGACGCGTTCGACGCCACCGCCAGCACGCGGCGTTTCCGCGTGGCGATGACCGACGTCGGCGAGATCCACTTCATGCCGCGGCTGATGGAAGTCTGCGTGCAGGTCGCGCCGCAGGTGCGCATCGATTCGGTGCGGGTGCAGGGGCCCGACCTGCCGCGCGAGATGGAGGCGGGCCGGGTCGACCTGGCCATTGGCGCGTTCGACGAGATGGGGGCGGGCACCTTGCAGCGCATGCTGTTCCGGCAGGGGTACGCCACGCTGTTCCGCCAGGCGCATCCGACCGCGCATGCCGGCATGGGGCTGAAGGCGTTTCGCGCCGAGCGCCACCTGATCGTGTCGCGCGCCGCGCCCTACGGCCAGGTGGTCCAGTCGATGGAGCGCGCCGGGGTGATGCTGGCCGAGCACTTCAGCGTGCCGCATTTCTCGGCCGTGCCATACATCGTCAGCGCCACCAACCTGCTGGCGACGGTGCCCGAGAAGCTGGCGGCCAGCGCCGCGCCGCCCTTTGGCCTGCGCTACATGACGCCGCCGGTGAAGGTGCCGGCGCTGCAGACCAATATGTACTGGCAGCGCCGCTACGACCGCGATGGCGGCAACCAGTGGCTGCGCGCCCTGATCGTCAATGCGTTTGCGGTGGGTTCGTCGCCGGCGTGA
- a CDS encoding DUF2783 domain-containing protein: MLNTETNLAAPDDFYEALIDAHRDLSNEQSQEMNAALILLLANHLGDMGVLREALAQARASVTPATNPPQTH, from the coding sequence ATGCTGAACACCGAAACCAACCTGGCCGCGCCGGACGACTTCTACGAAGCGCTGATCGACGCCCATCGCGACCTGAGCAACGAGCAGAGCCAGGAAATGAACGCCGCGCTGATCCTGCTGCTGGCCAACCACCTGGGCGACATGGGGGTGCTGCGCGAAGCCCTGGCGCAGGCGCGCGCGTCGGTCACGCCGGCGACGAACCCACCGCAAACGCATTGA
- a CDS encoding FAD-dependent oxidoreductase, with amino-acid sequence MGDIDFQAMEFAYEKHADQAAATQARHPVVVVGAGPVGLTTALDLARQGVRVVVLDDDYRLSTGSRAICFSKRTLEIWDRLGVGQRMVDKGVSWNVGKVFFRDQEVWRFDLLPEPGHRRPAFINLQQYYAEGYLYEQARQEPNIDLRWKNKVVGLEQAGDGVVLSIDTPEGGYALHADWLVACDGARSPVRKLIGQESHGRIFRDRFLIADVKMKADFPAERWFWFDPPFHPNQSVLLHMQPDNVWRIDFQLGWNADPVEAVKPENVLPRIRALLGPDAQFDLEWVSVYTFACERMDKFRHGRVVFAGDSAHRVSPFGARGANSGVQDAENLAWKLRLVLAGHAPESLIDSYAAEREHAADENILNSSRATDFITPKSDISRSFRNAVLNLARTHAFARTLVNSGRLSLPATYADSPLNSPDRDAFAGRMRPGAVALDAPVRGPGDSPWWLSQLDAGFTLALFCGDQPPAIDTLQALRALRLAAVPVTAVLVTGPGCDTAGWPEDMARVVDSEGLLARRYDALSGTAYLIRPDQHIAARWRAFQPDAVASAVNRAIGRA; translated from the coding sequence GTGGGAGACATCGACTTTCAGGCGATGGAATTCGCCTATGAGAAGCACGCCGACCAGGCCGCCGCGACGCAGGCGCGCCACCCGGTGGTGGTGGTGGGCGCCGGCCCGGTCGGCCTGACCACGGCGCTGGACCTGGCGCGCCAGGGCGTGCGGGTAGTGGTGCTGGACGACGACTACCGCCTGTCCACCGGCTCGCGCGCCATCTGCTTTTCCAAGCGCACCCTCGAAATCTGGGACCGCCTCGGCGTCGGCCAGCGCATGGTCGACAAGGGCGTGTCGTGGAACGTGGGCAAGGTGTTCTTCCGCGACCAGGAGGTCTGGCGCTTCGACCTGCTGCCCGAACCCGGCCATCGCCGCCCCGCCTTCATCAACCTGCAGCAGTACTACGCCGAAGGCTATCTGTACGAACAGGCGCGCCAGGAACCGAACATCGACCTGCGCTGGAAGAACAAGGTGGTGGGCCTGGAACAGGCGGGCGACGGCGTGGTGCTGTCGATCGACACGCCCGAAGGCGGCTACGCGCTGCATGCCGACTGGCTGGTGGCCTGTGACGGCGCCCGTTCGCCGGTGCGCAAGCTGATCGGCCAGGAAAGCCACGGCCGCATCTTCCGCGACCGCTTCCTGATCGCCGACGTCAAGATGAAGGCCGACTTCCCGGCCGAGCGCTGGTTCTGGTTCGACCCGCCCTTCCACCCCAATCAATCGGTGCTGCTGCACATGCAGCCCGACAACGTCTGGCGCATCGACTTCCAGCTGGGCTGGAACGCCGACCCGGTCGAGGCCGTCAAGCCCGAGAACGTGCTGCCGCGCATCCGCGCCCTGCTCGGCCCGGACGCGCAATTCGACCTGGAATGGGTCAGCGTCTACACCTTCGCCTGCGAGCGCATGGACAAGTTCCGCCACGGCCGCGTGGTGTTCGCCGGCGACTCGGCGCACCGCGTCTCGCCGTTTGGCGCGCGCGGCGCCAACAGCGGCGTGCAGGATGCCGAGAACCTGGCCTGGAAACTGCGCCTGGTGCTGGCCGGCCACGCGCCCGAATCGCTGATCGACAGCTACGCCGCCGAACGCGAGCACGCCGCCGACGAGAACATCCTGAATTCCTCGCGCGCCACCGACTTCATCACGCCCAAGAGCGACATCAGCCGCAGCTTCCGCAACGCCGTGCTGAACCTGGCCCGCACCCACGCGTTCGCGCGCACGCTGGTCAACAGCGGCCGCCTGTCGCTGCCCGCCACCTACGCCGATTCGCCGCTGAACAGCCCCGACCGCGACGCGTTCGCGGGCCGCATGCGGCCGGGCGCGGTGGCGCTGGACGCGCCGGTGCGCGGCCCCGGCGACTCGCCCTGGTGGCTGTCGCAACTGGATGCCGGCTTCACGCTGGCCCTGTTCTGCGGCGACCAGCCGCCCGCCATCGACACCTTGCAGGCCCTGCGCGCGTTGCGCCTGGCCGCCGTGCCGGTGACAGCCGTGCTGGTGACCGGCCCCGGCTGCGACACCGCCGGCTGGCCGGAAGACATGGCGCGCGTCGTCGACAGCGAGGGCCTGCTGGCCCGGCGCTATGACGCGCTGTCCGGCACCGCCTATCTGATCCGCCCCGACCAGCACATCGCCGCGCGCTGGCGCGCCTTCCAGCCCGACGCGGTGGCGTCGGCCGTCAACCGCGCGATTGGCCGCGCCTGA
- a CDS encoding MBL fold metallo-hydrolase, protein MSKQFASHADLTDKVVSFEKLSDNAYAYTAEGDPNTGVIIGDEAVMVVDTQATPVMAQDVIRRIREVTDKPIKYILLSHYHAVRVFGASAYNAQEILASRDTYDLIAERGEQDKASEIGRFPRLFRNAESIPPGLVWPTMTFKGEMTVNLGNLEVKLLQVGRGHTKGDTIAWLPEQKILFAGDLVEYQSTPYCGDAYFRDWPSTLDALSGFEAEKMVPGRGPALKNATEVRQGLAGTRAFLTDLYGAVNRGVAEGKDLKTIYREVYDFMKPRYSDWVIFDHCMPFDVSRAYDEASGHVHPRIWTDKRDLEMWAQLEG, encoded by the coding sequence ATGAGCAAGCAATTCGCTTCGCACGCCGACCTGACCGACAAGGTCGTCTCGTTCGAAAAGCTGTCCGACAACGCCTATGCCTACACCGCCGAAGGCGACCCCAACACGGGCGTGATCATCGGCGACGAGGCCGTCATGGTGGTCGACACCCAGGCCACGCCGGTCATGGCGCAGGACGTCATCCGCCGCATCCGCGAAGTCACCGACAAGCCGATCAAGTACATCCTGCTGTCGCACTACCACGCGGTGCGTGTGTTCGGCGCCTCGGCCTACAACGCCCAGGAGATCCTGGCCAGCCGCGACACCTACGACCTGATCGCCGAACGCGGCGAGCAGGACAAGGCCAGCGAGATCGGCCGCTTCCCGCGCCTGTTCCGCAACGCCGAATCGATTCCCCCCGGCCTGGTCTGGCCCACCATGACGTTCAAGGGCGAGATGACCGTCAACCTGGGCAACCTGGAAGTCAAGCTGCTGCAGGTCGGCCGCGGCCACACCAAGGGCGACACCATCGCCTGGCTGCCCGAGCAGAAGATCCTGTTCGCCGGCGACCTGGTCGAATACCAGTCCACCCCCTACTGCGGCGACGCCTACTTCCGCGACTGGCCCAGCACGCTGGACGCGCTGTCGGGCTTCGAGGCCGAAAAGATGGTGCCCGGCCGCGGCCCCGCGCTGAAGAACGCCACCGAAGTGCGCCAGGGCCTGGCCGGCACGCGCGCCTTCCTGACCGACCTGTACGGCGCGGTCAACCGCGGCGTGGCCGAGGGCAAGGACCTGAAGACGATCTACCGCGAGGTCTACGACTTCATGAAGCCGCGCTACAGCGACTGGGTCATCTTCGACCACTGCATGCCGTTCGACGTGTCGCGCGCCTACGACGAGGCCAGCGGCCACGTCCACCCGCGCATCTGGACCGACAAGCGCGACCTGGAAATGTGGGCCCAGCTGGAGGGCTGA